In Halorhabdus rudnickae, the following proteins share a genomic window:
- the pdxS gene encoding pyridoxal 5'-phosphate synthase lyase subunit PdxS → MTETDLEDLRRGTDLVKRGFAKMQKGGVIMDVVSPEQARIAEDAGAVAVMALEAVPADIRKRGGVARMADPADVEEIIDEVSIPVMGKSRIGHTKEAQILEAIGVDMVDESEVLTPADDAYHIDKREFTTPFVCGARNLGEALRRIDEGAAMIRTKGEAGTGDVNQAVHHQRTIKGAIRRLEGMSHEEREAWAREHEAPADLVHETAEMGRLPVVNFAAGGIATPADAALMMHHECDGIFVGSGIFGAEDPQAMGEAIVEAVNNWDDPETLASIASNIGSGMKGDANVDLPEEEQLQGRGV, encoded by the coding sequence ATGACGGAAACCGATCTCGAAGACCTGCGTCGTGGTACCGATCTCGTCAAGCGTGGCTTCGCGAAGATGCAGAAAGGCGGCGTCATCATGGATGTCGTTAGCCCGGAACAAGCCCGCATCGCCGAGGACGCGGGCGCGGTCGCCGTCATGGCCCTGGAGGCCGTCCCGGCGGATATCCGCAAGCGCGGCGGCGTCGCCCGGATGGCCGATCCCGCCGACGTCGAGGAGATCATCGACGAAGTGTCGATCCCGGTGATGGGCAAGTCCCGGATCGGCCACACGAAAGAGGCCCAGATTCTCGAAGCGATCGGCGTCGACATGGTCGACGAGAGTGAGGTGTTGACCCCCGCCGACGACGCGTACCACATCGACAAGCGGGAGTTCACGACACCGTTCGTCTGTGGGGCCCGCAACCTCGGCGAGGCGCTGCGCCGGATCGACGAGGGGGCGGCGATGATCCGCACGAAGGGCGAGGCCGGCACAGGTGACGTCAACCAGGCCGTCCACCACCAGCGGACGATCAAGGGCGCGATCCGGCGACTCGAAGGCATGAGCCACGAGGAACGCGAGGCCTGGGCGCGCGAGCACGAGGCCCCCGCCGATCTGGTCCACGAGACCGCCGAAATGGGGCGATTGCCGGTCGTGAACTTCGCGGCCGGTGGAATCGCAACACCCGCAGACGCTGCGTTGATGATGCACCACGAGTGTGACGGTATCTTCGTCGGCTCGGGTATCTTCGGTGCCGAGGACCCACAGGCCATGGGTGAGGCTATCGTCGAGGCCGTGAATAACTGGGACGACCCCGAGACACTTGCATCGATTGCCAGCAACATTGGCTCGGGCATGAAAGGCGACGCCAACGTCGACCTGCCCGAAGAGGAACAACTGCAAGGCAGGGGCGTCTGA